ACCACCGACTCGGAGATCTTCTTTGTGGCAGTGGAGGCAAAACTGAAGATGTAATCTGAGACGAGAAGACAGCATCATTATGTGGGATTTGTCCACAGCAACACTGCTGCAGCAACACAGTGCAAATAGGCTTTAAAATGATGAGACTGAGACGAAACCTTGGAGATAATAAAGAATAGAGTGTGAGACATTTGCACCATGATCTACAATATGCTGATTGGATGAGTTTATGGTGAATTTTATTGACCAGACTGACGTCAGGCTGAGTAAACACATGCTCGGGACACTGAGGAGCTGCATAAATTTATGTTATTTGGCAAAAACAACGACAGCAAAAGGGAATAATGTGTTTTCTCACCACCAAGCCCTTGGCCCTGCTCAGGGTTTTCCTGGTTGGCCTCTGGTCCTCCATCCTGATCAGCTGGTTGCTGTTTGTTTACCTCGTTTTGTGCCTCCAccacctttttcttcttcttcttcgtcctgCTGCTCCACATTCAGGTTTTCTGTGTCATCCGGTGACTTCGTGTACGTCGGTTCTCCAAACCCAGCCACTTCCCCAAACCTTAAACATACCGACCCTACTAATTAAAGACGAACAATGAGACAAGCAAACAAGCTGGACTGAGTCTGAGGTTTTTGTTTATGCAACCAGGAACTACACCGaccctctcttcttcctttcgTTTGATGGCTGATCGCTGTCAGTGACTTTGAAGGTTCATAGCGTCACCTCGTGTGCGGGAGTGTGCAGCGCACGCTGTGCGCCACTGCCACCCAGTGGGAaaaacatagatagatagatagatagatagatagatagatagatagataatagatagatagatagatagatagtagataaagatagtagatagatagatagatagaagtagatagactttatttatcccaagctgggaattacagtgcagcagcagcatttcacacagtgacgatagacaacataagaataaaactATGCATACATAATAACTATACTACtactcaaaatagcaatagtgaataaaatgtattgtacaaaagtatatacagcaaattgtcagtacatacagagtattgaaatttcgtttccctcttatcccgaTGCAAACAGCATCAAAATGACATATACAATATAAGGAAAAGATCTactaatctatctatctcatCTATCgatctatccatctatctatctatctatctatctatctagcgatctatctatcgatctatctatctacaggTGCACTAGAACCAAGACAAACAGACTCAAGAACAGCTTCTTTCCCAAAGCCATAACCATCCTGAATGCACACATTGCACTGCTGTTCAAATGNNNNNNNNNNAGAGCTTTACTTTGTACAAAGGGCACCCTGCCACTGCAACATCTAAGCTACAGATAGCAGAGAGGCACAGAGCAGTTCCTTGTTCCTTTATTTATAGAAGTTTACATGACATGTGACTGGACAGGGGCAGTCCCTgttccagtaaaataaaacatttgattcatcatgagtacagtgtagtaagatgagtacagtgtagtaagacTACTGATGCTGGGACATGTGACATTCTTTTAGCCTTCTaacactatctatctatctatctatctatccatgtTTTTCCCACTGGGTGGCAGTGGCGCACAGCGTGCGCTGCACACTCCCGCACACGAGGTGACGCTGACAGCAATCAGCCATCAAacgaaaagaagaagaagaagaggtcgGTGTAGTTCCTGGTTGCATAAACAGAAACCCTCAGACTCAGTCCAGCTTGTTTGCTTGTCTCATTGTTCGTCTTTAATTAGTAGGGTCGGTATGTTTAAAGGTTTGGGGACGTGGCTGGGTTTGGAGAACCCGGCGTACACGAAGTCACCGGATGACACAGAAAACCTGAATGTGGAGCAGcaggacgaagaagaagaagaaaaggtggTGGAGGCACAAAACGAGGTAAACAAACAGCAACCAGCTGATCAGGATGGAGGACCAGAGGCCAACCAGGAAAACCCTGAGCAGGGCCAAGGGCTTGGTGGTGAGAAAACACACTAGTTTCCCTTTTGCTGTCGTTGTTTTTGCCAAATAACTTAAATTTATGCAGCTCCTCAGTGTCCAGAGCATGTGTTTACTCAGCCTGACGTCAGTCTGTCAATAGAAATTCACCATAAACTCATCCAATCAGCATATTGTAGATCATGGTGCAAATGTCTCACACTCTATTCTTTATTATCTCCAAGGTTTCGTCTTCAGTCTCATCATTTTAAAGCCTATTTGCACTGTGTTGCTGCAGCAGTGTTGCTGTGGACAAATCCCACATAATGATGCTGTCTTCTCGTCTCAGATTACATCTTCAGTTTTGCCTCCACTGCCACAAAGAAGATCTCCGAGTCGGTGGTAGGGACAGCTCAGACCATCAAGAAGACTGTGGAAGAGGGGAAAATCGACGGCATCATCGATAAGGCATGTTGTGCTTTTGGCTTGTCTGacaagtttggctgcatttggAGGACGACGCTGGTTTGAAATGTGGAACAACACGCGCACCGCTACATGTTGTCAAGTGCACGCTTGACAAGACATAACACAATCATGACATGGCAATATTCCTGTCCTCCTTTTAACGTGCGCCTCCAttcatgtttgtatttgcaGACTTTTCTAGGAGACTTCCAGAAGGAGCAAGAGAAGTTCGTCCAAGAGAAGAAGGCAAAGAAATCAGGTAAAAtcagaaagtaaaaaacaagaaacttcGTATTTCCACTCAAATGGAAAATCCATTTGAGTGGAAATACGAAGTTTCTTGTTGCTTTGAAGGGCGAACAAGTTTCCAATTAAGTCGCATTTATTATTATGGAAAACACTAAGAATTCTAGGTCTTGGATGGGAAAATGGTGAAACAGTGGAAAGTCAAGTGATATCTTATATTATGGAGAGGCTACAGCTAaatccaaacacagacatactgtgtaGTCAGCAGAATACACCTTTATTGGCATGTTGAAAGTTAGTTTGTGTATTCTGAAGTGAAgctgtatgaggtacttatcaCACGCAGTCAGTgtattacctacagtagacacCAGTTAATGAAGTCCCAGCACAGAAATGGCGCTCCTGCAATAAACaacacctgtcacctgtttgCTGGaggcaatccagactcttctcgtctgttgttccctgttggtgaaatgcactaccagttcctaccagagcaggaaTGTCCCTCTCGATCTTTAAAAACCcggctcttcagagagtacctcctctcccagcactaccaacaactagaCATGCTAAATGTATCCCCCgagtactgtcacagtacttattgctgcgttaacatgtccttgtcagtATAATAACTTCTATCATATAACTTGCCTGCCAAACAGCTTCTATTGTCACAGATACAGGTATTTACTTGTATGCATCTGAGATAGAAGACTAGTCTCTGAAGCCAATTTTTCTCTGATGGTCTAGAGCAGGGGtcgccatcaattatatctggcccgctggctgataagtaacgtgacaaaacagcagccagaacatcctcgcagcctctttacttgacgcacaggttggaacactaattggcacgtgcgtgcgctgtaacctgtggaaaataaaagtgtcctgtggccCTCATGCAATggacaaatatgtttcattaaataaataaaaaacaaaaacaaacaaggtcggctcaaatatcatgtcccgcgatggaattgtcaggaaaaaaattggcccgggtccaaacttatttgccgacccctggtctagagtgttgtttttacacagtACACGACTGAaggtgtgcctgtgtgtataaTGTTTGTGTATAGAAGCAGCAGTGCCTCCCTGGGTTGGCTATAACGAGGAGGAGATGATCCAGCAACAGATCCTCGCTCTGTCAGCAGTAAGTAAACATATCCAACACTATATATGAATGTGTCAACATGTTGGTGAcatcttacagtacagtaccagtcaaaagtctggacacaccttctcagtgagtttattattttctacattgtagattgTAGAAAACATTAAGACTATGGTATAACATACATGAAAGTAAAATCCATCATTacttaagacatgaaggtcagtcagtccagaaaAGTTCTATAcctttgaatgtgtcttcaagtgcagtaaaaaaaacatgaaacactatGATGAACTGGTTCTCATAAGGACCACCGCTTAGAAAGAACCAACTTTTGACTGACCTCTGATCTGTACTGATGCATTCTGATGCGATTCTGTGCATACTGGTTTACTGTAACCgttactgggacacttaatcaaactgagccaacattaCCATTATTATATAAGTCCATCCCAGTTTTTCTggctttgacaagtcaaaatgtgtgctgtgcAACCAAACCTCTTGCACTTTATGTTTAAACTGAGCTCTCTGATTCTAGGACAAGAGAAATTTCTTGCGAGACCCTCCAGCTGGTGTTCAGTTTCACTTCGACATGGAGCAGATGTATCCTCTGGCGTCAGTGATGCTAGAGGAAGACCAGCTCCTCAATCGCATGCGCTTTGACCTGGTTCCTAAACAGTCAGTAGTCTTCCAGCatcatttgtgttgttgtgtttgtgtgtgtgtacagtatgtattgtACATTGTTTCTGCAAGTCTGTTAACTGGACAACAGTAAGCTACCTGTGGGATCAACAAGATATTCAAATattctaaaatgtgtttgtttcggACAGTGTGAAGGAGGAGGTTTTCTGGAGGAATTATTTCTACCGAGTGTCTCTGATCAAGCAATCAGCTCAACTCACAGCATTGgcagcccagcagcagcagcagcagcagcagaaggacGGTGACGACAGAGGGACCAGCGTTTCACCCGAGGATGTCGTCTTAACAGGTCAGACTTTTACCTGTGCACCTGTTTTCACTCATTTTGTTTAAACTATGTTTGGAAGGAAGGATTAAGTCTTCTTATCATTCAGCGTCTCATTGCTGTTAATAACACTTCAGCTACACCTCTACTACAAATCAAGCAAACGCTACACGTAACAactctgtatttattcatatatttggCTTTTTATAGACAATGTCAGACCAAAAACTCCACCAGTTTCCATCAGCGACATAAAGACggtaagtgtgtatgtgtgtggcttGACAttatccaacaacaacaacaacaacaatcagtgTAAATCTTAAAGTGTGTTTCACTGAGTTTCTGTCCTGTTGATGTGACTCACAGCCTCctcaagaagaagaggaggagatttCAACAAGTCCTGGGGTGTCTGAATTTGTGAGTGACGCTTTTGACTCAACGGCAATCAACCAGGAGGACCTGAGAAAAGAGATGGAGCAGCTGGTGTTGGATAAGAAGGACAGCGTCCCCTCTCCTGatggtgagttgtataaatgttttcattaaaagttCTCTGATAGCTTGTCTtttgttcaaaacaaaaatacatacatacattccaCCACTGATTGCATTGCAGAGTAAGTGACCGTCTTGCTCATAAATCCTCCCTTCATTCTACATTCAGATGAGTCAGCAGACTGGGAGAAGGAGTTGCAGCAGGAGCTACAGGAGTACGAGGTAGTGACTGAGTCAGACAACAAAGACGACCAATGGGATCAAGAGATCGAGAAGATGCTGCAGGCCGACGAAAGCTAGACaactactgtgtgtgtctgtcttctcGTCTATAGTGATCCAGCCCAGAATTAATGAATAGTGACCAGTGACGCACAAGGGGATGAATTTCCAGGTCCTCTGCCCCACCCAACTGTGATTACTGTCTTGTAAACATTCTCCTGTACCAGATGAAGGTGTAGATCCATTAATAGCAAGAGTGTGTCACATCTGCTGCATACAGCGGTTATTTTTCAGGCGTATTAGTAAAGTGCTGCTTCCTTGCTTCTTCCTGATTTTAGTTTTAGTCATTTGCTTTTCCTTACCCTCAAAAGCCTCTAGAGGGCAATCCAGTAAAGTACAATGAGTTTTATAATAGAGGGAGGCGTCTTTGAAATCGCATTGAATTTTATCTTTGTTTCCACTGCAGCTTTCTGGTGGTTTGTACAGTAAAGTATAGTCACAGTACAGTAAAGTCAAATGTAAAgatacatttatgtaaataaagaGGATTCTAACACTATATTTCAAATTCTCCCTTacctttctgtttgttcttttacattttgtatttgcattttgtggATGTCTGCTAtgctttgtttctctgcaacTGAAATAATCTCCATTTTCTGTTATGTTGTTTCTGttatgtgtcatattttaataaatatgtatcTATTATCAATGGATATTATACACTGTGTTTAAGGTGGACACAAAGCCCAGGGGTCCTAGGTTTTGAAATGATAGAAACAATGTTATAAAGCTGTTTTCGGAAAccaaaacatgacagaaattatttttttgtaccagttCATGTTAGTTATGTTGTGAGGTGTAAGAGATGGTTAAAcagaattacacacacacaagcaaaaaaaatgaattctgcagagcacaaacacaataatGTGCTGGCATGGGTTCATGAAGTACCCAAAGTACCCTGGCACTAAAAATGTAGTAcatttacagataaaaaaacaaagcagagtaTTTAATAGATTTCAATATAAATTGGACTATttctattttagtttatttgatttgctatcATGTGAAGGACATTAAATTATACACATCTAAACATCAAGGATGACACAATAAAGACTTACTTCCATTATGGTAAAGACATACAACAAACATCAAAATGACACCAGAACTCCACAGCACATGATAAAATGtacactttacacacactttttttcttaagcGACCATTTTCTATCATTTAGTAAACTGACAAACTAAGTAACATTTTATGGaaatttcatattatattcaatgcaAGAACAACAGTACAGAAGACCCTCCAAACGGCTTTATGCCTGTATTTCCCAGCAGTAACTACAGGTGAATTTCAGCTGAGGAAACTGTAAGTCTGCAGTGTCAGTGGTGGAACTTTAATAAgcagactgtttttgtttgtttatttttacataaaaagcaTGACTGCTGCAGCTTTGATTCTTCTTCCATCTAATTCTCCTCCTGTGGCATGTGTTGACCAGAGCCACCAGCCTCTTTCTGGATCCATTTCACTATGCAGAGTGACAGCATCAGGATGAAGCCTGGGggaacagaccaaaacaaaaggaTCAGtaactcatttgttttctctttttcaggtTCACTGGGTCTAAAGCCTATCCAATAAATTGATGGTAGAGACACAATTGAAGACAGACtccaaaaatgtttatttactttgtgcGACTGCAGAAACTTAGAACAGGACAAACAATGTTCCAACGGGACAAGTTAACTTCCCCTGTTTCTAAACCTAAAACTAACCAAAGGTTAAAAGTATTTCctctaattaaaataatatacaatACTAATCTGCGTATCATTTGTTCTTTACATAATCAACTGGGAATCCAAAATtggaaatgatgaaaacagacCAAATTTGATTAAACATTGATAATTAGTTTGACCACGACTTactgacttttttgtgtgttgcacgtGATAGCTCAATTTTGCAGCAAATACATCTGGGCAATTTCACTAACTGATTTTATGCAAATCTTCTGtgtacagaaaaacaagaaacaggAAGTATATGTCGCCATGGtttacattttggaaaataaagtTACCCACTAACCGtacattttttcatgttttgtgtttcacgTTGTCTATTTAAGTGATAATTGGAGGCAGAACCGAGTGCTGCGTGTCTGACTATGAGTACAGAGAAATAGGCTAGATGGTTATTTCTGGACCTGAATCATCACAGTATACCGCCAACACAGACCTTGAAAAGAGGTGAAGATGCAGGAGACAAAGAGAACGAACTCTGAGTCCAGGAAGTCCAGACACCAAATTATCCCAAAGAGGCAGCTGAGGCTCCAGGTGCTGAGAAACGCCACTCGGTTCTGCTTCCAAACATTCCTGGTCCGTTTCTCCCTGTAGACCAAGAAGAGCATCACAGGGCCCGAGAACACCAGGATGACCCGGACTGTCATATTGGTGAAGTAGTGGGCCAGCAAGGCCTTGTGGTTGGTAGTCATCCCGCACCTGGAAACATCAAATACACTCAGAGAAGGAAAACTGACATTGCAccactcctctgctgcagaggaggtGTGATCTACTGtgcttgtattttattttgaaaatatctAATGTTACTTACATCAGATAAGGATTGTATAGGTCATTGCATGCCTGCACCTCTCTCACTCCATAAACATCACCTATTCTCAGCAGGATGAAAACAGGAACAGCAGGaagaactggaaaaaaaaacatttgttaataTCATCTTTACCTTAATGTACCAGGAAgtagattttattttggaaatataACTTCACACAAACTCACCAAAACCCAGCAGGTTCCACACATAGGCCTTTGGAAAGGGGCTGAAAACCATGTAGATCAACCAGAAGGTGTGGAAAACTTCTATACCCATCCAGGTGAAGGAGCTGAGCAAGGTGTAGTGGAGGGCTGCTCCCACCCAGGTGCACACACTCTCTTCGACGTTGGCCAGGACcccagtgaagaagaagagcagattGAGCAGAGCAAGAGAGATAGCCAAGCCCAAGTGGATAGGAGTGGACTGCTCCTTAGATCGCCTGCTACAAGGAGAGAACAATGGAAATCAGTTGGTTTATTGTTAAAACTCTTTTTTGATAAACTGCATAAGCCCTCAAAACACTGCTTTACCTCTTCTTGCAGAGAAAAATGATGAGAGCAATACAGCTGATCACAGACACAGCACAGCCCAGAGATGTAATGGAGGTGAGCACCAACAGGTGGCACACTGGGCGAGGCTCCAGTTGCTGTCACAGGAAACAAAGCAATGCGCAAAGCAACAGAGTATTCATACATCAAAATATAAGAGTGTATATGTTCCTGTGTATTTAATCACTATAAACTGATACATGTAACATCGTCTGGTATGTGTGTAAAATCATgtatatgtgttttttcttaatattaGTGGTGTGGAGTACAAACATTTAACGTTCTCTCATTTGGTTTCTGGTTTCAGAGATAGCactgtgtctgctgcatgtctCACCACAAGTACAGAGAAGTAAGTCAGATGGTTACAGATGCACTCAGTGTAGTTTGGTCCATGTTGATGTGTCTTACATCCGTGCACAGACCATTTCACCTGCAAAGGATCTGAACAAATAAACTACAGATTAAACATCCCCGGTTATCATCTATGGGAGTTACagcaaatacaaatatatatatatatttgaatattgttATAAGCTTTGTTCTAACCTTTCCTGGTGTCCCATGATACACATTCCCTTGCATGCGTTTTCTGAAATAAAGAGGCGAAAGAGATGTGACATTTGTAATCATACTGACAAAGTTTCAGGCACGTTGAAGTAACATGCATCCTTTGATTCAGCAGCCACTGTCAATTACTTAACATCCTACATGCAAAATTTGCTGTGTCAccagcaataaaaataataaaaaatagaggTCATTTATCATTCTGCATACAGTATCTACATGTGTGCACTGCAGAGAGGAAGCAACAGATGGTCTGTTTCTGCAAGACATGGTGTAAGAAAAGAAACCTACAAGTGGTTTTCTTGTGTTCTTGTTGACGCAGATGCCATATAACTGAAATAAGCCTCTTTGGGGTTTTTTCAACAGTGTATGCAGCAAACCGACTGTAGTGGCCATTTGTacataaaaaactaattaaactttaaaccaaacaaaatcaaaaggccACTGATGCACCATGGGGATGTGGTTTAACACAGgcaaaagaagatgaatgtcCAAACTGAAGGATTCAgttttgtgatgatttatttcaaaataataaaacaaacaaacaaagaaaaccatggCTGATGCTGCCTCCCTTGCGCTGGTAAAAAACCATAGGCCCACCCAGGTGCATGCTGGTACTCGAGGTGCCTGACTATCTAAATAACCTCAAGTGCCCAGTGTGACccatttaccaaaaaataaaccaaaataccaaCCCTGCAAATCTAAATAtcccaaacaaataataaataaacaaataacaagGACTATTAgcaaaaaatctaatctaaataaagcaaacacttaaattaatcaaacaaacttactCATAATTAGCTAATTAAATTTACAACTAAACACAACTTAGACTAACTTCACAAATAGCTCCTACACCGACAGTTTACGAAGTTAATGTGTTAACTAAGATGCACATAATAATCAGTTTTAGAGAAATAAGCTGGGTTCTGCAACATTTCAGAAGAAATATCCTATTTGACTATGTTTTTTCCTATGTTTTAAGAAGCagtatatttcaaaatatttccCCTTAATTAGCAAGCCAAATAATTCAGTTCACTTCAAACAACATCAAAAATAATTTACTTAGGGAGACTTTTTCTCAGGTGTTCACCTggtttcacaaacacatttttaaagattgatTTACGAATAAGATTTGAAAGTATAGATGTAGACGATATAAAGTGGACATTGATCACACTGACAGGCCAAAAAGGCACAGAAACTTACAGGTACGACATCATGGTGAAAGCCAATCCTAATTGGCTCAGGCAGATCAGCGATGATCTCGTTCTCCACATTGATTTTCACGACATCATTAAGAATCTTGACTTTCTCGAGACCGtcctgaaagacaaagacacacacacatctttaccTGTCCCTTTACATGATACCGCCtttcacacacagaagaagtgTTTCAGTCAGAGCAAATGGTGTATCGTGTATCGAGGAAGGGCAAACAGAGCCGTACCTGGAACAGGGAGTTGTTCTTAAAGAAACTGAAGGCTACTTTGCTGGTATTTTTTGCAGCTTGTTTTAAAGCAGACGGGATGTGGACAGTAATAAGGGGGTCTGCAGGTTCACCTTTAGCAGCCTGGAGAAGAGAACATATACAgattcactaacaaggaccacggcAATATAGATTAAGTTTAGACAGGTTTATTGCAAGCGATGGAAAGAATGCGCCAAGATGATAACCTGTAGGAGGGAAGAAGGGATGGATGGTCGGAGGTATTAACCGGTGAGGGTCAAAGGTATGAAGCatgagggttagggttaggggagTGAACGGATAAGGTGTTTAAGTACATGTGAAACGGAAATGGGATAAGATCAAGGCCCGGTCCTTGTTCCTGAACCTAGTTATAAAACTTCATTAAAAGGTTCGCTGTAAGAGAGGATACACCATTGTTTGGGTCAATTCACATTCAAGTCAATAAATGGACAACTGATTACTTTGCATCTGAAATGAGAGACTTCATACATAATTGTAGTAACTATTTTACTCATCAAACCACTAAGACATAATCAGTTTTATAAAAGATCACCTATGCTTCCTTTTCATGTCATTGTTCTAAACAGACATAGGAACATAAATAacttaatttaaattttaacttaacttaataataaattaatttattatttatttgtttctgtcacacagGAAATGTGCTTCACTGGTTTCTCATCTTCAACTGAGATGAGAAACCAGTGTGGTCACAATTTTGCTGATGTGGTCTGTGTAGACAGCAGTGTACGTGAGTACATGACGTGAGACAAGTCAGTCCCAGTTCTCAGGTTCAACGTTTTCCTCTTGACACAATAAGCAGCAGTTCAAATGTTGATATGATGACTGAAAGCTtcagaacagctactaaattGATGTTGGGATTagacaacagagaggagaagtcattagttttcagaaaaaaaaatgtgctgagGAAGATCATGTTAAAAAGATCTAGAACTGTCACTTAATTGATCTCATGTTGTGATTTTATGataaaaagtcaacttttaaCTTACAGGTGATGTCACATTGAAGCCTCTGAAATCCTTCTTCATCACAACCTCAGAGCTGCGAGCACAGGGGTGCTTAACATACCCTGCAGCCAAAGGGTTCTCAACcctgcatacacacattaacatacaCCATCATGACATTATGTAGACTGTGGTTTTAAACAGTGTTTGAAACAAAAAGGTATGGTTATTTTTGTAACCCCACCTTAACACAGTATAAAGCTTAGCTTCCTGTTTGTAGTAAACTGTATGCACTTCCTGACAGTAAGCTTGGCAATTAAGACAAAGTCATATGAGAAGGAGGATGTTGACATGAACATACGACTTTgacaacaaatgtgaaaaaagaggaaattacaTGTTGACTTGGGTGGATCCCTGGTTCAGTTGATCACACAacttttctgaaaataaaaggacaattttacaaaactacaaacgatcacacacaaactctgttAAACTGTGGCCCACATTGAATCTTTCTTACTGCAGTCAGTGGACTCTCCACTGAACTCGAAGGCCGTCATTATTTTATCACTGAGCATATCATTTCTGACTGATCCACCGAAGATGCCATAGGATGCGTAGGGTGTGGTACTGCCATGAGACAGATCAGTGCAGCAGGAGCCCTGTATGCTGGCAGGCCAGCACAGAGTGAGGTTCTTTCC
The Larimichthys crocea isolate SSNF chromosome VIII, L_crocea_2.0, whole genome shotgun sequence genome window above contains:
- the LOC104919880 gene encoding synapse-associated protein 1; the protein is MFKGLGTWLGLENPAYTKSPDDTENLNVEQQDEEEEEKVVEAQNEVNKQQPADQDGGPEANQENPEQGQGLGDYIFSFASTATKKISESVVGTAQTIKKTVEEGKIDGIIDKTFLGDFQKEQEKFVQEKKAKKSEAAVPPWVGYNEEEMIQQQILALSADKRNFLRDPPAGVQFHFDMEQMYPLASVMLEEDQLLNRMRFDLVPKHVKEEVFWRNYFYRVSLIKQSAQLTALAAQQQQQQQQKDGDDRGTSVSPEDVVLTDNVRPKTPPVSISDIKTPPQEEEEEISTSPGVSEFVSDAFDSTAINQEDLRKEMEQLVLDKKDSVPSPDDESADWEKELQQELQEYEVVTESDNKDDQWDQEIEKMLQADES
- the LOC113746305 gene encoding synapse-associated protein 1-like — protein: MWSSRTKKKKKKVVEAQNEVNKQQPADQDGGPEANQENPEQGQGLGDYIFSFASTATKKISESVVGTAQTIKKTVEEGKIDGIIDKTFLGDFQKEQEKFSREEGKEIR
- the LOC113746306 gene encoding adhesion G-protein coupled receptor G5-like, whose product is MEPGLNIKVKVVSILIIILSTGSSENDLYLNFCGTWRHGKGSLTLSVNLSPGCDRVSISANKTSLSIDGKITAQCRRSDVVSLEQYGLGSQEDSYFCLYWEPLLDQLKLQVAGKNLTLCWPASIQGSCCTDLSHGSTTPYASYGIFGGSVRNDMLSDKIMTAFEFSGESTDCKKLCDQLNQGSTQVNMVENPLAAGYVKHPCARSSEVVMKKDFRGFNVTSPAAKGEPADPLITVHIPSALKQAAKNTSKVAFSFFKNNSLFQDGLEKVKILNDVVKINVENEIIADLPEPIRIGFHHDVVPKTHARECVSWDTRKDPLQVKWSVHGCKTHQHGPNYTECICNHLTYFSVLVQLEPRPVCHLLVLTSITSLGCAVSVISCIALIIFLCKKSRRSKEQSTPIHLGLAISLALLNLLFFFTGVLANVEESVCTWVGAALHYTLLSSFTWMGIEVFHTFWLIYMVFSPFPKAYVWNLLGFVLPAVPVFILLRIGDVYGVREVQACNDLYNPYLM